From the Chryseobacterium fluminis genome, the window TTTGGATGCAAGTAAGTCAGATATGCTTTTTAGTCAAAAGGTACTTTTTGTTGAAGGACTTGCCGAACAAATCCTTGCGACGGTATTCGCAGGTTACGAAGATAAATCTTTAGAAGATCATCATGTAAGTGTTATTAATGTTGGAGGAAGATATTTTAAACATTTTCTTTATTTATTCGATTCTGAAAAATATTTCTCAATATCAAAACCTGTCGTATGTATGACTGACAGGGATCCTGAAAGAAAAAACAGAACAGTAGAAAGATCAAATTTTCAGAAGTGTTATCCATTTGAATATAATAGTGAAGCTGAAACCTTCGATTACCAGCAAAATTCTTTTAGCAACGAATACCAGCCGGAGACTCACCCGAACATTACAGTATATTCTCAAGATTCGGAGTTAGGAAAAACATTGGAATATGAAATAGCATTTTCAAATCCATCGTTAAAACTAATTCTAACAGATTCTATAAAAAATAGAAATGAGCTAGAACGTCTAATGGATTTGTACGATCAGGAAGATTCAACACTTGAAAACTTCTTTGAAATCCTACGTGAAAGTGATGAGAATGAGAGAATAATTTCCGGCATTACTCTCAACACCTCTCTTGATTTAGATGGTAAGAAAAAATCGATAATTGCAGCAAGATATCTTAATTCCATTGGTAAAGGCGAAAATGCATTAGAATTAGCAGTTGTTCTAAAAGATAATTTACAAGATAAAGGCACAGAAGATTATATCGAGTTTAATGTACCTCAATATATTAAAGACGCAATAGAAAAGTTATGCCAGTAGAAATATCATCCGATTCCTTAATAGACATTCATAAACATTTTAAAGTTAAAGCAGGTCCCGGTGCAGGTAAGACGCACTGGCTAGTTGAGCACATAAAAAATGTTACAAGAAATTCCACACTCATTTCTGGGGCAAAGAAAATCCTGTGTATAACCTATACTAATATTGCTGCTGAAACAGTTTTGACAAGACTTGGCAGCTCGGCAACTCAGGTCGAAGTATTGACAATTCACAGTTTCTTTTATTCTCATATAATTAAACCTTATTTGTCATTTATTGCTGAAGAATATGATTTTGATATCAGTTCGCTAGATGGTCATACAGATATCATAGTTTCTGATTACTCATTTTTACAAGAATGGAAAGCAGTAACTGGACAAAAGAGAATAACAGATGACAACATTATTACAGATGCCTTTGAAAAACTCAGATGGTCGCTCGCAGGTGATGAATTGATTGTCAAAACAGATTATCCTGTCAGAGTTGGGGGTTATTCTATTAAAAACAGCTCATATTTTGATTACAAAAAAATGGCTTGGCAAAGAGGTATACTTCATCATGATGATGTATTGTTTTTTGCCTATCAGATTATTAAAAAGTTTCCTTTTGTTATTAAAATCATCAATAAAAAGTTTCCTTACATATTTATTGATGAATTTCAGGACAGCAATCCAATACAGGTAAACATAATTGAAAAATTATCAACGGGTTCTACAGTTGGCATCATAGGCGATGTAGCTCAATCCATATATGCATTTCAAGGTGCATCTCCTGCCCTTTTCGATGGATTTACATTACCTGAGATGGATCACTATTTTTTAAAATTTAATCGTAGAAGTACTAACGAGATTATCGATTTCCTAAATATTATCAGGCAAGATCTTCCGCAAGATTATCATAGAACAGTATCGATATCGAAACCTGTACTTTATGTGGGTGATATGGTCGAAGCTCTGAGAAGGGCTAAAACTTCCTGTCCTGATGGGTACGTATATACTTTGTCAAGAAATAACATTACTTCTAATGCTATGAAATCAGAAATAAACGATACTGGAATGGACTATAAACTTTTACGGAAAATAAAGTTAGAAGACTCGACAAAAAAAAGAGCAGATCTAATAACTGCGTGTATTACAGCTGTTGCTCTTGGTCAGCAATCCAAATTTAAAGAAGCTATAAAAGTTTTAGAAAACGTAATAAATTACAGACGTAATAAATTAGAAGGAAAAAAGAAGGCTTTACAATATTTAACAATATTAATGGCAAAGTTCAATGACTATAAAGATCTTTCTATGCTTGAATTCTCAGAGTTTATCAGGCTAAATATTAATGATAAAATTCCGAAGGCAACTAAAGGAAAAGGAAAGATTTTTTATGAAAACAACACATTCCATAATGTTTACTTATGTGTAAATATATCTGAAGATTTAAGTTATCACCGAACGGTACACAAAGCAAAAGGAGATGAATTTGAAAATGTTCTACTAATTTTAAAAGAAGAAAAGGATTTAAAATTTATGTATGAACCAGATTTATACAATTATACGCAAGAAGAACATAGAATTTATTACGTAGGAGCAAGTCGTGCCAGAGACCAGCTTTTTATTTCAGTTCCAACACTTGATGTTAATGTTGAAGACACAATAAAAGATATGGTGATTGTTCAAAGATTTTAATCGATATTCTAACAACCAACTAATAAAGCTGTGATTTTTTTAACACTTAGCATAAAATTCATATTTATTCGAAGAGCTAAGCTAGCCCAATGACATTAAAATCAGTAGGCAAATTAAGGCAACAATATACCAAATTAGATATATAAAATATTACTTGTTTTTAAAATTATACTATCCATAGAGAAATAAAATTGTTCTTTTTAGTGTAAAAATAAATCTGGTACATTAAAATATATAGTAACTGTAATTTAAAGATATTCTTGTCAGTTTCATTATTTGGTCTGAAGCATATATTTCGTATAAACACCTAACTTAAATGTTTTTAAATTAGGTGTTAATTACGTCACATTTATGAAAACAGCTTACTTATACGTCAGAGTAAGTACTGACGAACAAAAAAGAAAAGGTTAGTGGATGGAATTTTAAACGGAACTAAGTACGAAAAATTACGAACAAGTTTTCGACTATGTTTTGGAATTCTTGATAAAATAGCAGAAGGAATCTGCTATATCTTTAATTTAAATATTTCTAAAAACGAATCTATCTACTTTGAGAATTTTTGGAATTCCAAAAGAAATAATAAAAGGTGGGAGGAAATAAATCAAAAGAAAAACATTCACTTAACAGCACTGTATAGTACAGCTTGCGATCTTGAAAAAATAAACGGAGAATTTGGTTTCTATAAGGAATGGAGAAATAAACTGGAGCACGGTGTCTTTTCGCTCAATGACGAATTATATCTAGAAACTAATTGGGAAGAGCCACAATTTTCTTTAAAAACGGATGTAAAAACCTTTGAAAAAGAAACTCTTAGATTATTACAGCTCACCAGAGCTGCAATTTTCAGCTTTGTATTTTGTGCAAGAACAGAACTTATCAAATCAACTTGATTGATAGTGATTATTGGTCAGATTATTTAAATGCAATTGAATTATTTATCCAACTTTACATCTTCCCCTCATCCTATGACGCACGGAAGACCTTCTCATCAAAAACAGTTTGATCAACATCAGTACATTTATAAACTAATTCGTCTAATGCACCAGCCAAAAAAGATAATAGCATAGGTATGGTATCATAAATGTGTTCCCACATTTCATCAATATTCTCTTGTGTTCCAAAAATCAGGTTTAAATTCTGTTTTTCAGTTGCAGAAATAGGGTTACGGTCAGTATATAAATGTATTGCGCTATTGGTAAGATTAAAAAGACTATTTCCAAATTCTTTGTTAAAAATTAAATCATACAATTCTTCATCATCAAAATTATTTTTTAACAATTGATTGGTTTTACTAATTAGATTTTTTTTTTCTGCTATTGTTGTTTTTATGGGATCGAAACCTTCTAAATTATTGAATTTGTCAATAAAATCGGATTCATTTAGAAGTTTCATTATTATTATAGATATCTCAAGAAAAGGTTTTCTTAACAAAGTAAAACAAACGGTCATCCTCATCTTTAAACAACAAAGTAAACTTTCTTGAATAAAATAGCAGGTTTCCATAATCAGTGAAAACAGCAAGTGATTTGTAACAACTTTATTTAATTCCGCTGTGAGACCCAATTCAGATAATCTGTCAAAAATATGTTCTTCAGGTACATCCATTCTACTCATCACATCTTCTGAAAATTCGAATGTCTGCATTTTCAATTGAATAAATTTATCATCTAAAACGAGCTCTTCAATTTGATTGATTACAAATTCACAGTAGTCATGGCTTTTTCTAAATTTATCGGGAAGAGAGTAATAAGTAGTTCTATGGACTGAAGATACTTCGCGGCTTATAAAATACCTTCTGAAAATAGTTGATATCTTTTCTGCAAATCTGACCACCATAAAGTAATTTATTTTGTTTGTATTTTCTGTGTGAGTAAATTTACATTATATAACTAATTTATGAGACAATTTGTTGATAATTCAGGAAGGTATATGTTAATAATTCCACCTGATTGGGTTTTTAAAAATGATATTTACGCCGCCAAAAATTCTGCATCAAATTGTTTTGAACCATATGAAAATCCCATTGGAAGTTTTCAAATTAGTTGTCATTTGATTACAAACAATAAAACAAATATTAAAAGTCATCTTACTAAATTCATCAAACATGATATACCTTCTGGAAGAATAGATTTTAAAGAAAAGTTTATTCCAGATGATGAAATTGATGCCTATATATGGGAAGACATTATAAATGATAATTATCTTTCGTGTACTTATACTTATGAAAGTGTTCAACGTGGCACGGATGAATTGAAAGAAGAGCTTGACAAAGTACGTTTCTGTCTAAGTAGTATCCGAATGATTGACGAAAAATATAAAGACTCTGTTTTAAACTCTTATCGTTTCAATCAATTCATGAATTCATATGCAGCTTCTGTAGATCTTCTACAAAGAGCATATGATAATGGATCTGCAATAGAAATAACCGTATTGCTATCAAATCAGATTGATGCTTCATTACGGTTGGTCTTGATCTTAAAGAAGCAATTGGATGATAAATCGAATATTATCGATACAACTCTCATATATCAGCGAGAACATGATAAACCAGTGATGGAAAAGCAAGTTTACAGAATGGCTCTTGAAAATGGTATAATTAACAAAGATTTACATGATAAGCTTTATATTTTATATGATCAAAGGAATAAGGTTATTCATCGATATATAATAACCGATCTATTAACCAAAAATGTTTTTGAAACAGCGTTTGAATACAGCCAAATAGAAAAACAAATCGGAAAGATTGTTAAAGAATATGAGCAGATGCAATATATTGCCAAAATAGGAATATATGGTATTGAAGAGTCTCCTGATAAGCCATTAAGTAATGAAGAACAGGATGAACTATTAAATTCTCTTAAAGAGAAGCACGCACATGTAAAAATCAATAGTGAAATTACTTTCAAAAAATTTAATTTAAACTCAAATAATGAAAAAGCCTAAACTGAATAAATTTGATTTGTTCGTCGATAAACTCATAGAGGGTTTTTCTAAATTACCAAACTTTGATTTAACACAGAGAGACGAACTTGCACATAAATTATTTAATATTGTATCTTATAAAATCGCAGATATTTCTTCTTACAAAGAATTGGTGACCAAACATTTTATACCTGCAACAAATAAAGCTGTCTATGATTCAAAAAAGGATATTGAGAATTCTAAATATCGACAATATCTAGATTTGAAACAAATAGATTTCAAAGAAACGATGTATGATACGATCCGGCTTTCCTACGTTGGATTGTTTCATAAACTTGAAAACTATGTTAATGAAGTTATCTCGGTTACAGAAATATTGTTCGATGAGTTTTATGAATCTGAAAAAACTTTGAATGTCTGGACGAAGGAGCATTTTGATTTCAATATCAGAGATTGGCAGCAATTCAATATTGTTCACAAAGTTAATTGGGTAGCTAATTGCGTTAAGCATAGAGACAGTTATCCAACTAAAAATCCCAAACCTAAAGGGTACCAAAATATCAACGAGGAAGAGAAAATTAGAATTGATGTACATGAGTTTGATCAGGATTGTCAACTAATCATTTCTTTTTTACCAATTTACTTGCAATTGATGTTTCTTTTTGCTCAACATAAGATGTTTAGTGAAGAACTTAATAATAATTTTGATCCAGAAGATCATTTTACCATTTCACAAAATGAACGTCTTACAACAATTGAACACACTCTCAAAACGCTTATTGAACAAATGAGAAAAATCTAGTAAGCTTCAGTAAATTAGAATAGTAAGTGTTTAAAGTAGAGTGTAAAACAAGATTTTTTTTATAAGAATGCATTGATAATTCATTTTGAATTATTATTATAATTACATATATTTGTTACTTAAACAATCTGCAGAGGATTTTAGATATGCTAAATTTAAAATCATTTATCATGCAACATTGTTTATTTTGCTCCGGTTGGAGACCTGTATTTGTTAGAGCTTATACTAGAATTCGTTATGGAAGACTAGAGTATGTTATCAAGCACTGCAGATCAAGGCCTGGTCAGCACAGATTCTAAAGCAAGGTTTTTACCTTGCTTTTGCTGTTTATTGCTAAATGTGATTTATTCTGGAAAATTTTTCGATGCTTGACTTACTTTTGTAAGCCAGAAGTAGAGAAAAAAATTTCTTTCACTTTCTCAACATAAAATAAATTTAACGACACAGTTAAAACTAGTAAAATCATAATCAATAGTAAATAAATTCAATTCTTTACTTTATTATCTGGCTTCAATCTTTTTTGAAATTAAATAATTATCTTTAGAAATCAAACTAATAAACTGATGACAAGATCGGAACTTCATGAGATTGTAGATTCTTATAAAAAAATATCAAAGTATATAATACTACGATTTGAAACTCATACTTTTGATACAAAAGAAACAATTCTCAGAAATTTTATCGCAAAAGCAAGTTCATTACTTAATAGCATTTCACTTTTAATTAAGGAAGATCAGACAGGAGAGGCAACTGCATTATATCGTCTATTAATAGAAAGATATTTTTATGTGGAATATTTAGAAGATTCAGGTTTATATCAAGAATTTAAAGACTGGTCATTTGTTAAAACATTTGAAATAAGAAATAAAATGCGAAGCCAGAACTCTTATAATACGAAAGAAATATCGGATGAAATTAAAGATAATGAATTTCAAATTAAGTTATATCAGGAATTAAAAAGTAAAAAACTAAATTGGATTGAGCCTAAAATTGAAGACTTTTCAAAAAGGATAGATTTGAAACCACTCTATTCTTTAGGATATGACCTTGGCTCATCTTATATACATCCGAGAGCCGATGAAGGTTTTTGGGATGCTTTACGCATAGCTAAAAATGAAAAAAAATCAGAAGTAACCACAATTAATTTACTACGCAACAGTATTTTAATTTCGAATGCTATTTTAGCTTTAACGACACACAACTCAAAAAATTTTTACGGAAACTCTTTACAAATATATTGCGATGCTATTTTTAAAATGCTAAATGGTTCTTTACAACTTTCTAATTTAATGGATCTCGAAGCAAACATATTCTCTGAATTAAACTTCAATTAGCTATGAGGGTATTTCAATATATAATCGATAAAAAAAAGTGAAATAGATAAAATAGATGTAATGATCAATCAGGTAATTGTACACCACCATTAGCGGCCAAGTGCATAGTCCCTCTGCTGATATCAATTATCTTATCAACTTCTTTCCAACCTCTCGTTCTAATAGCGCAGAATATTTTGATCTCCTTATCAGGATAAACTTTCTGAAGTTCTAATGCCGAGGCCATGGATGTTCTACCTAATGTCAGAATATCGTCAACCACAATAATGGTTGGTTCTGTAATCAATATCGGGGTTACTTGTAGACTGTCTTGATGTGCCTGCACCGTATTTCTGGTGTCTGCGTGAAATTGCCCACTTGATTTGGGAATTGCATACTTGCGCATCAGACAATCAGCTACACTCTCTCCCACTCCATTGCTGGCAAGCGTCTCACAGATGATCTTCGCCGGAAAAACAGCGCCATCTACTAAAGGTGTACTTCTTGGTACCGGAACTAAAGCTGAATTTGCAAAAAATTCTGATAGATCTGCCTCTTTTATTCTCTGGCTTAGTCTCGTACTGAAGCTTACATCTCCGTTTTTACAGGATCCGGCAACTGTTCTTGAAGAAATTTCTATCTCGGACCTACCTCTTGGAGAATAGGCCAGAAAAGTAAGAAACTCAAAAGACATACTCTTTCTTTGTTGTTAAATAGGGAATGCTTTCGATCAGAAATTCAAAGTTATCATTGGTCAGTACCTGTGCACCATAACTTAGCATTTCTTCTGCCCATGAAATTTTATCGTTAAGGACATTTTCCATAATGAACAACTGTCTTCCTAATCTTAATGCCTCCCAACCCTGATGTTTTGTTCCGCTTTTCTCACTCGCCTCAATGATGATCGTTGCATCACTGATCAACGCCATTGTGCGGTTTCTGATAGGGAAACTTTTTGGAGTTACGGGATAGTTTTCCGGGAACTGTGAGATCAGCAGGTGATTTTCAGCAATAAAATCCTGAAGGTCTTTATTTTCAGCAGGGAAATATTTATCAAGGGGTGTTCCGATAACACCTATGGTGTGACCTTGAAATTCAATGGCAGTTTTATGTGCGATCGAATCGACACCTTCTGCTAAACCGCTGACCACAGTAATGTCATTTTGAACCAAGAGCTTCGCTATCTTTCTTGCTCTTCTTATACCCAGTTCAGAAACCTTCCTGGAACCAACGACCGCTACCCTTCTTCCATTTTCCAATAACGAAAAATCCCCTTTGTAAAACAACTCTTTGGGACTGTTCTTTTTCTCAACGGTAGTAAGCTTATCGTAGTATTCGTTAAAAGCACTGATCTGCATAGGGTCTTCAAGATTTAAATGAATAATGTAAATATAGTGTATTTAGTGTGTAAAATACAAATCGAAAAACACTAAAACCAACCATCAAGGTAAAATTATTAAATATTACATACAACTGATCTTTTTCATAATAAACCGGTAAAAAGGCAGCTAAGGTATATCGGTCATCCATTTCTTCACCCAGCCAAAAGACTACGGCATAAACGGTCTCCTCCCTGAAGGTACCCTCCAATTATTCCGTTTCCTTTTGGCTTTCGCCTTTGCCCGCTAAGATTATCTGCTTTCTTTTTTCCGGTTTTTCTTTTGAAAAACATTCAGCGAAGCCCAAAGGGCTTTCAGAGAAAGGACGGAGAAGAGATTGAGAACAGATCAAAATGTACAATCTTTAAAAACCTACGGTTATGAACATTATCGGAAGACTGACAAGGGATGCGGAAGTGCGCAACTTGCCAAATGAAAAACAGGTAGTTAATTTTTCAATTGCTACGAATGACAATTATCGCAACAAACAGGGAGAACGAATCGAACAGACCACCTATTTTGAATGTGCCTACTGGATCTCTCCAAAACTTGCAGACTTTTTAACAAAAGGGACTTTGGTAGAATTAAGCGGAAGAGCCTACACCTCTGCATGGTTAGGAAAAGACGGAGAACCCCATGCAGGTCTGAATTTCCACACCTCGCAGATCAAAGTTCACAGCAGTAGTAAACGAACTGAAAACAAGTTTACTGAATCGAATAAAAAAGATAAGAAGGAAATTTCTAATTCTAATTCCAACGACAGTGACAACAATCATGATCTCCCATTTTAAAACTACCAAACAAAATTCTCTAACAATTAAATATTAACATCATGGCACATAATTTAAATTTCAACAGCAGAACAGGAAAATATTCATTTTTCAGCGTAAAGGAAAAAGCATGGCATAACTTGGGGCAGATCGTACAGGAGTACCCGACAAGTGAAGAAGCCATCAAATTTGCAGGACTAGACTACGAGGTTGAAAAGTCTCCACTGTTTACAAAAGGTGCAGGCATTATAGAAAATAGCAACGGAATAGAAATGATCGATTCAGAATTGGAAGTTCCCAACTACTTTGCCAATATCCGCACTGATAATAATACCGTTTTAGGCGTAGTCGGAAAAGATTACCAGATCGTACAAAACCGTGAAGCCTTTTCATTTTTTGATTCTATTGTAGGCGGTGGAGATGGAATCTTGTACGAGACTGCAGGAGCTTTAGGAAATGGGGAACGCATTTTTATCACGGCTAAATTACCCGATTATATCCGTGTTGGAAATGGTGACGATATTACGGAAAAATATATTTTCCTCACCACCTCCCACGATGGGAGCGGAAGCATCACAGCCGCATTTACCCCTGTACGCATTGTTTGCCAAAATACCCTAAATGCTTCGCTAAAGAATATGAGCAATGTGGTGCGGATCAGACATACCGCAGGAGCAAAACAGCGTTTGGACGATGCCCACAAGGTCATGGGATTAGCGAATATATTGAGTAATGAATTGGAAAGCACGTTTAATCACTGGGCAAAAATAAAGGTCGGTGATGATGAAATGAAAAAGCTTATCCAATTGGCACTCTGCCCCAATAAAGAAACCTTACAGCATTTACAAACAGGAAATTTTGATGATCTCTCAACTGTTTTTAAAAATACCGTTGATGATGCTTTTGCCTATGCGATGATGAGCGACACCCAACAGATGGAAACAACAAAAGGGACGTTGTTCGGAGCATATAACGCAGTGACTGGATATTATCAGAATGTCAAAACATACAAAGACAATGAAGCCAAACTACAGTCCATCGTTTTGGGAGGAACTGCACAATTGAAATCTCAAAAAGCTTTTGAATTGTGTACAGGATTTGCCAAAGACGGACATTCTATTTTCACTCTAAATTAACAATTAAGGTATCCGCCTTTAATGGCGGTTACTTTTATAAAATCATTTTATGAACATCAAGGATCTACACGGAAACAATATTGAGGTAACCGATTTGGAAAAAGCGATTCAACAGGCTGAAAATCTCAAAGATCATGAACACGAAGATAAAAGCTTCGCAGAATTCGACGCAAGGCAAAAAGCCTATTGGACTGATGTGTACAACAAATTATTACTACTTAAACAAAATCAAAATGAGCATCCTTTCAAAAAAGACTGAATACAAAGCTTTGTGCATCATTGGAAATATCATCAAAGAGTTTGAAGATCTTCATCTCTTAGATATGACCCGATCTGATGATGAAGATTTGACAAAGGCAAGAAATTCACTTGAAACCATTATCCATTCCAATGGCTACAAGATCAATTACGATAGAAATTCTAAGAAATCAATTTTAAAGAACAAACAAAATGAACACTAATTTTTTCAGCCTTGTAACGCAACTTGACTTTACAGGCAACTTGAATATATCGATTCAGAAAGCAACAGATAACAATTGGATCGTTTCGGTACTGCTTCAAAACAACGAATGCGGAGACGATGCAAAAAACAGAATCCCACCCTTAAATCTTCGGGGAACTGCTGAAGATCTGGACAATGGTTTTTTTGAAAACATTGCCCAACCGATTCAGTCTGCATCATACCTTATGGTCAATATGGACGCTTTTATGGTGCAATTGGAAGAAGCGAAAAAGCATTCTGCCATGGAAAAACAAAACGCTGACAAGGAAAGTAAAGCCAAAGAAGAAAAAGAGAAAAAATATAAAGATGCCATGAAAAAAGCGGAGGATCTTGAAAGCGAATCCAAATTCAAGGATGCATGGTCAGCCTTGCCAAAGGCTTCTGAATATCCCGAATATTCCAAGGAAATATTGGAAAAGCAGGAAGCCTATGAAAAAGAATTTGCGCCTAACCTATTTACTTCATAACCTTAAAATCAAGAACTATGTTACTCGCAACCGAACTAGAAAGGGTTTTTATCATCGTTGATAAAGGGCAGGAGATCAAACTCAGCGACCCAGAACCGAAATGGAGTGTTGAAGCCGTGATGAATTTTTACGCCAACACCTATCCCATTTTAACAACCGCCAAAGTATCTCCGCCTGTGATCCGTGAAGATACTTTACAGTACACTTTTGAAAGTGTTATGGGAACAAAAGGATAACATCAAAACTCAAACAGTCATGAACTATGCAACGACAAATCATATCGGGAACGATCAGAATCCCACAGCATCCCAAACAGAAGCAACTGCACCGACAGTTGGGCGAGTTCGCCGAGTGGATAAAACGTCCAAAAGATGCAGGAGAGATAAGAAAGGATCAAAGGAAATCGGTCCCTGTGGCAATGCTTCCCTTGCTTTTCTGAGATTTTCATTTCTTCCCAAGCTGAAACAAAATGAAACTGTACAATCTTGTAAAGAGTCTAAAAGGATGGAAAGGGATTTTTATCAATCCCTTTCCGACCTCGCAGAACATTATCAGATCGATCCCAAAGCATCCCAAGAATATGAATATCCTTACAATATGGCTTTGGCAGTCCACGATTTACAGCAAAAGCTAAAAAATAAGACAAGGGATTGGGAAGAAATACAACTGATAAGAGATCAAGGAAAGGTCTATTTCACAAGTGAAGAAAGATACAATACTGGAGCAACTTTATATTACATTCCTGTTCTGCCCCTGTATCGATTGTCAAAGGAGAAAAAGTATAAAAACGCTTTCCGACTCTTACTATCCGTGTACAGTTACTTATATCATATTGTTGACATTCCTTATTACAGGCAGGAAGCAAGTTATCTGTATTGGATGTACGATATGTTGGAGCAATGGGTTACCGAAGATGATGAAACAGAAGATGCTTTAAGGCTCTTAGCGGACATCAAACAAGCTGAATGGATCGGAGACTGTATGGAAAGGAAAATTTATAACCTTCAAAATTTGGAATGGTTTGAATCCAGATTACAACAATTCAAAGCAAAAGACCATTTTGATGGC encodes:
- a CDS encoding DUF932 domain-containing protein, which produces MAHNLNFNSRTGKYSFFSVKEKAWHNLGQIVQEYPTSEEAIKFAGLDYEVEKSPLFTKGAGIIENSNGIEMIDSELEVPNYFANIRTDNNTVLGVVGKDYQIVQNREAFSFFDSIVGGGDGILYETAGALGNGERIFITAKLPDYIRVGNGDDITEKYIFLTTSHDGSGSITAAFTPVRIVCQNTLNASLKNMSNVVRIRHTAGAKQRLDDAHKVMGLANILSNELESTFNHWAKIKVGDDEMKKLIQLALCPNKETLQHLQTGNFDDLSTVFKNTVDDAFAYAMMSDTQQMETTKGTLFGAYNAVTGYYQNVKTYKDNEAKLQSIVLGGTAQLKSQKAFELCTGFAKDGHSIFTLN
- a CDS encoding PRTRC system protein E is translated as MNTNFFSLVTQLDFTGNLNISIQKATDNNWIVSVLLQNNECGDDAKNRIPPLNLRGTAEDLDNGFFENIAQPIQSASYLMVNMDAFMVQLEEAKKHSAMEKQNADKESKAKEEKEKKYKDAMKKAEDLESESKFKDAWSALPKASEYPEYSKEILEKQEAYEKEFAPNLFTS
- a CDS encoding DNA-processing protein DprA, with the protein product MQISAFNEYYDKLTTVEKKNSPKELFYKGDFSLLENGRRVAVVGSRKVSELGIRRARKIAKLLVQNDITVVSGLAEGVDSIAHKTAIEFQGHTIGVIGTPLDKYFPAENKDLQDFIAENHLLISQFPENYPVTPKSFPIRNRTMALISDATIIIEASEKSGTKHQGWEALRLGRQLFIMENVLNDKISWAEEMLSYGAQVLTNDNFEFLIESIPYLTTKKEYVF
- a CDS encoding DUF5677 domain-containing protein, coding for MTRSELHEIVDSYKKISKYIILRFETHTFDTKETILRNFIAKASSLLNSISLLIKEDQTGEATALYRLLIERYFYVEYLEDSGLYQEFKDWSFVKTFEIRNKMRSQNSYNTKEISDEIKDNEFQIKLYQELKSKKLNWIEPKIEDFSKRIDLKPLYSLGYDLGSSYIHPRADEGFWDALRIAKNEKKSEVTTINLLRNSILISNAILALTTHNSKNFYGNSLQIYCDAIFKMLNGSLQLSNLMDLEANIFSELNFN
- a CDS encoding UvrD-helicase domain-containing protein gives rise to the protein MPVEISSDSLIDIHKHFKVKAGPGAGKTHWLVEHIKNVTRNSTLISGAKKILCITYTNIAAETVLTRLGSSATQVEVLTIHSFFYSHIIKPYLSFIAEEYDFDISSLDGHTDIIVSDYSFLQEWKAVTGQKRITDDNIITDAFEKLRWSLAGDELIVKTDYPVRVGGYSIKNSSYFDYKKMAWQRGILHHDDVLFFAYQIIKKFPFVIKIINKKFPYIFIDEFQDSNPIQVNIIEKLSTGSTVGIIGDVAQSIYAFQGASPALFDGFTLPEMDHYFLKFNRRSTNEIIDFLNIIRQDLPQDYHRTVSISKPVLYVGDMVEALRRAKTSCPDGYVYTLSRNNITSNAMKSEINDTGMDYKLLRKIKLEDSTKKRADLITACITAVALGQQSKFKEAIKVLENVINYRRNKLEGKKKALQYLTILMAKFNDYKDLSMLEFSEFIRLNINDKIPKATKGKGKIFYENNTFHNVYLCVNISEDLSYHRTVHKAKGDEFENVLLILKEEKDLKFMYEPDLYNYTQEEHRIYYVGASRARDQLFISVPTLDVNVEDTIKDMVIVQRF
- a CDS encoding single-stranded DNA-binding protein, producing MNIIGRLTRDAEVRNLPNEKQVVNFSIATNDNYRNKQGERIEQTTYFECAYWISPKLADFLTKGTLVELSGRAYTSAWLGKDGEPHAGLNFHTSQIKVHSSSKRTENKFTESNKKDKKEISNSNSNDSDNNHDLPF
- a CDS encoding LA2681 family HEPN domain-containing protein, with the protein product MDGILNGTKYEKLRTSFRLCFGILDKIAEGICYIFNLNISKNESIYFENFWNSKRNNKRWEEINQKKNIHLTALYSTACDLEKINGEFGFYKEWRNKLEHGVFSLNDELYLETNWEEPQFSLKTDVKTFEKETLRLLQLTRAAIFSFVFCARTELIKST
- a CDS encoding PRTRC system protein C; protein product: MLLATELERVFIIVDKGQEIKLSDPEPKWSVEAVMNFYANTYPILTTAKVSPPVIREDTLQYTFESVMGTKG